In a single window of the Patescibacteria group bacterium genome:
- a CDS encoding class I SAM-dependent methyltransferase, translated as MTSRKKSGFEEKYFKGKESNYFTCLEYKTGNLSYLYKEKICQKIRNYEPQNVRVLDVGCALGNLLALFDKDGFTTYGLDVSEFAIKEAAKRTKAKLIKADINKGLPFEDNIFNLITGIDVIEHLQSPYNFLLEAKRILRKDGFLFLQTPNISSLFVKILGNKWFGYQDKTHLYLFNRESLRFLLKQAGFEILKDEIIFYPAPSFLRPVFGNVNIGGSLWTVAKKT; from the coding sequence ATGACTTCACGAAAAAAAAGTGGCTTTGAAGAAAAATATTTCAAAGGAAAAGAGAGTAACTATTTTACCTGTTTAGAATATAAGACGGGCAATCTTTCGTACTTATATAAAGAAAAAATTTGCCAAAAGATTAGAAATTACGAGCCGCAAAATGTCAGAGTGCTTGATGTGGGTTGTGCCCTGGGTAATTTATTGGCGCTTTTTGATAAAGACGGCTTTACAACCTATGGCCTTGATGTCTCGGAATTTGCCATTAAAGAAGCCGCAAAACGCACCAAGGCTAAATTAATAAAAGCCGATATTAATAAAGGTTTACCTTTTGAGGATAATATTTTTAATCTGATAACCGGAATTGATGTTATTGAACATTTACAATCTCCTTATAATTTTCTTCTTGAGGCAAAAAGGATTTTAAGAAAAGACGGTTTCTTGTTTTTACAAACTCCCAATATTTCATCTCTTTTCGTAAAGATTCTTGGGAATAAATGGTTCGGTTATCAGGACAAAACGCATCTCTATTTATTTAACCGGGAAAGCCTAAGGTTTCTTTTAAAACAGGCCGGATTTGAAATCTTAAAAGACGAGATTATTTTTTATCCCGCACCTTCCTTTTTAAGACCTGTTTTTGGAAACGTCAATATAGGAGGATCATTGTGGACAGTTGCCAAAAAGACCTAA
- the rfbH gene encoding lipopolysaccharide biosynthesis protein RfbH, which yields MQKFKPGQTYIPASGKVYDQEEINNAIAAARDGWWTEGRFAEEFEKKFADYLGIKYVTLVNSGSSANLLAISALVNQKSLGNKTLKPKDEVITLATSFPTTVNPIIQNGCLPVFVDVDLKTKNALPEMVEKAISKKTRAIMMAHTLGNPFNIKKIMALVKKYHLWLIEDCADALGSTYDGKLVGTFGDISTYSFYPAHIITMGEGGAVVTNNPLLYKAVRQFRDWGRDCWCGTGKDNTCRKRFSWKLGKLPLGYDHKYIYSQIGYNLKLTDFQAAIGLAQLKKLPKFIKIRKENFAKLYKGLSKHQKYFLLPMAEPESDPCWFGFMLIVRDKAPFSRLEIVNFLEENKIGTRSLFGGNLLRHPAYLKTKHRIVGDLINSDKITNDGFWIGVYPGITHEMIDYLLEKFDKFISQYE from the coding sequence ATGCAAAAATTCAAACCGGGTCAAACATACATCCCCGCCTCGGGGAAAGTTTATGACCAAGAGGAGATTAATAATGCCATCGCCGCCGCTAGGGACGGCTGGTGGACCGAAGGAAGATTTGCCGAAGAATTTGAAAAAAAGTTTGCCGATTATTTAGGGATAAAGTATGTGACCTTAGTCAATTCCGGCTCTTCAGCTAATCTTTTAGCCATTTCCGCTCTGGTTAATCAAAAGAGCTTAGGTAATAAAACCTTAAAACCCAAAGATGAAGTTATTACCCTGGCGACGAGCTTTCCCACCACCGTTAATCCGATTATTCAAAACGGCTGTCTTCCGGTTTTTGTGGATGTTGATCTTAAAACCAAAAATGCGCTGCCGGAAATGGTGGAAAAAGCCATCAGCAAAAAAACTAGAGCGATCATGATGGCTCACACTTTAGGTAACCCCTTTAATATAAAAAAGATTATGGCGTTAGTTAAGAAATATCATCTTTGGTTGATCGAAGATTGCGCTGACGCTTTAGGATCAACCTATGATGGTAAATTGGTGGGTACTTTCGGCGATATTTCGACCTATAGTTTTTACCCGGCTCATATTATCACGATGGGAGAAGGGGGGGCGGTTGTCACCAACAACCCCTTATTATATAAAGCCGTCAGGCAGTTTCGTGATTGGGGTAGGGACTGTTGGTGCGGGACAGGAAAAGACAATACCTGCAGGAAAAGATTTTCCTGGAAATTAGGGAAACTTCCCTTAGGTTATGACCATAAATATATTTATTCGCAGATTGGCTACAATCTAAAATTAACCGATTTTCAGGCGGCGATCGGTTTAGCTCAACTTAAAAAACTGCCAAAGTTTATAAAGATAAGAAAAGAAAATTTTGCTAAACTTTATAAGGGTTTGTCAAAACATCAAAAATATTTTCTTCTGCCGATGGCAGAACCTGAAAGCGATCCTTGCTGGTTTGGTTTTATGCTGATTGTCCGTGACAAAGCGCCATTTAGCCGTTTGGAAATAGTCAATTTCTTGGAAGAGAATAAAATCGGGACCAGAAGTCTTTTCGGGGGAAATCTTTTAAGACACCCGGCCTACTTAAAGACTAAACACCGGATTGTCGGCGATTTAATAAATTCTGATAAAATTACCAATGACGGTTTTTGGATTGGGGTTTATCCCGGAATTACCCATGAAATGATCGATTATCTTTTGGAGAAGTTCGACAAATTTATCAGCCAATATGAATAG
- a CDS encoding glycosyltransferase family 4 protein, with protein sequence MDSCQKDLIGVNLRMFEEKPSGIQNYIAGLFTALLQKDKGHKYYFFSTGNKRLGKIASYIKADSSFLKLLRRIDTRLVNIFFDNLYVLKLIKDYKVKIFLSPSFVLPLFKPKGVKFLTVIHDLSFLKYPHNPLRIYMNLVMYMKTLMPFVIKRADCIVVDSFFVKKQLEKVYRAEPKKIQVIYPGRDNFFFPKKDEVVFSELVKKYQIHEKFIFTNATNHERKNIFGLINAFKEIKQFDGYQLIICGLLPDFTIAKLKEYLEEMNLTKKVKFLGFVSKEELRVLYSFAKLFIFPSFEEGFGLPILESSACGCLPICSNAGALPEVIGNQNLLFDPQKEESITKKIDEVLAWDNEKFNDYLDLTRRHTRQFNWNNAAAEYLEIFKKIC encoded by the coding sequence GTGGACAGTTGCCAAAAAGACCTAATTGGTGTTAATCTTCGCATGTTTGAAGAAAAACCGTCGGGAATCCAAAATTATATTGCCGGACTTTTTACGGCGCTTCTTCAAAAAGACAAAGGGCACAAATATTATTTTTTTTCGACCGGCAACAAAAGATTAGGGAAAATAGCCTCTTATATTAAGGCGGACTCTTCTTTTCTAAAATTATTAAGGAGAATAGACACAAGACTGGTCAATATTTTTTTTGATAATTTATATGTTTTAAAATTGATCAAAGACTATAAGGTTAAAATTTTCTTAAGCCCAAGTTTTGTCCTTCCTCTTTTTAAACCCAAGGGAGTTAAGTTTTTAACCGTAATCCACGATTTAAGTTTCTTAAAATATCCTCACAACCCGTTAAGAATTTACATGAATTTAGTGATGTATATGAAAACTCTTATGCCGTTTGTTATTAAAAGGGCCGATTGTATTGTCGTCGACTCTTTTTTTGTAAAAAAACAATTGGAAAAAGTTTATCGGGCAGAACCTAAGAAAATCCAAGTCATTTATCCGGGCAGAGACAACTTTTTCTTTCCGAAGAAAGACGAAGTCGTCTTTTCAGAACTTGTGAAAAAGTATCAAATACATGAAAAGTTTATTTTTACCAACGCCACGAACCACGAACGGAAAAACATTTTTGGCCTAATCAACGCTTTCAAAGAGATAAAACAATTTGATGGTTATCAGTTGATTATTTGCGGGTTGTTGCCAGATTTTACAATCGCTAAACTTAAGGAATATCTTGAAGAAATGAATTTAACTAAAAAAGTTAAGTTTTTAGGTTTTGTTTCCAAAGAAGAATTAAGAGTTCTTTATTCTTTTGCGAAGCTTTTTATTTTTCCTTCTTTTGAAGAGGGTTTTGGTCTGCCGATTCTGGAGTCTTCTGCCTGTGGTTGTTTGCCCATTTGTTCTAATGCCGGCGCCCTGCCTGAAGTCATAGGCAATCAAAATTTGCTTTTTGATCCTCAAAAAGAAGAAAGTATCACGAAAAAAATTGATGAAGTTTTGGCCTGGGATAATGAAAAATTCAATGATTATTTAGATTTAACCAGGCGGCATACCCGTCAATTTAACTGGAATAATGCCGCCGCCGAATATTTAGAGATATTCAAAAAAATATGCTGA
- a CDS encoding glycosyltransferase family 2 protein — protein sequence MNSTQSFSLENKPKLSICLPSYNGEKTIGKALKSILGQSYHNFEIIVNDDCSVDNTEEVIKSFKDQRIKFFRNKVNVGYGDNLNNFKKHLSGEIMIMMAQDDLLLKDALSKIVSGFSLGEDIGIVTRPYYQFESNPKIPVRYWPPPSTKKDTIISLSDKRELIEAAIRSTYLVSCLAFKVKYLDRPFSSHVFTSQAYPFFSIFKKHKIVFLKDYIVAVGIYESQCRHKPAIYEPSPVQTWIEVFAKTLPEPKYEKVRKICQDYVAQNYVGLVQIRNYGRFEDLIEEIINHLKYRKASLIDFRFWFYTLMCLFLPKFILIRLTDFYKSKILSRMIAQKIKIKL from the coding sequence ATGAATAGCACACAAAGCTTTTCTTTAGAAAACAAGCCAAAATTAAGCATTTGTTTGCCAAGTTATAATGGTGAGAAAACAATTGGAAAAGCTCTCAAAAGCATCTTGGGACAAAGTTATCATAATTTTGAAATCATCGTTAATGATGATTGTTCCGTTGACAACACCGAGGAAGTTATTAAGTCGTTTAAAGACCAAAGGATTAAGTTTTTCCGAAACAAGGTCAATGTTGGCTACGGAGACAATCTTAATAATTTTAAAAAACATCTAAGCGGCGAGATCATGATCATGATGGCCCAAGATGATCTTTTGCTTAAAGATGCTTTAAGCAAAATAGTCAGCGGATTTTCGTTGGGAGAGGATATCGGTATCGTGACGAGGCCTTATTATCAATTCGAATCTAATCCAAAAATTCCCGTTCGTTATTGGCCGCCCCCCTCAACCAAAAAAGATACGATTATTTCCCTTAGTGACAAAAGAGAGCTAATCGAGGCAGCTATTAGGTCAACATATTTAGTTTCGTGCTTAGCTTTTAAGGTCAAATATTTGGATAGACCTTTTTCCAGTCATGTTTTTACCTCACAGGCCTACCCCTTTTTTTCTATCTTTAAGAAGCATAAAATCGTCTTTTTAAAAGACTATATCGTTGCCGTAGGAATTTATGAAAGCCAATGTCGACATAAACCTGCCATTTATGAACCGTCGCCGGTTCAAACCTGGATAGAAGTTTTTGCTAAAACCTTACCAGAGCCTAAATATGAAAAGGTGAGAAAAATTTGCCAAGATTATGTAGCTCAAAATTATGTGGGACTTGTGCAAATTAGAAATTACGGAAGATTTGAAGATTTAATTGAGGAAATAATTAATCATCTAAAATATCGAAAAGCGAGTCTTATTGATTTTCGTTTTTGGTTTTATACTTTAATGTGTCTTTTTTTGCCTAAATTTATCCTGATAAGGTTGACCGATTTTTACAAAAGCAAAATCTTATCAAGGATGATTGCCCAAAAAATTAAAATTAAACTTTAA
- a CDS encoding sugar phosphate nucleotidyltransferase, whose protein sequence is MKTIILCGGIGYRLKEETEFKPKPMVNVGGKPILWHIMKIYAHYGFNDFILALGYKGDYIKDYFLNQKYFANNFTLFTKSGFARVYKNDGKTGDDFKITFVDTGENTLPGERILRLKPYIPQEDEDFMVTYGDGVGDVDLNELVKFHQKKNKIGTIIGVHPRSKYGLLKTNRSGIIDKFIEKPVLHEWVNGGFMVFKREFFRYLKTGEMEHPALKRLIRKRELSLFIHDGFWHSMDTYPDVDDLNRLWKEDPKWKIWKD, encoded by the coding sequence ATGAAAACAATTATTCTTTGCGGGGGAATAGGATACAGGTTAAAAGAAGAAACGGAATTTAAACCTAAACCCATGGTTAATGTCGGCGGTAAGCCGATTCTTTGGCACATCATGAAAATCTATGCCCATTACGGCTTCAATGACTTTATTCTGGCTTTGGGGTACAAAGGCGACTACATTAAAGATTATTTTTTGAATCAAAAATATTTTGCCAACAATTTTACCCTTTTTACCAAAAGCGGTTTTGCCAGAGTTTACAAAAATGACGGAAAAACCGGCGACGATTTTAAAATCACCTTTGTGGATACCGGCGAAAATACTTTGCCCGGAGAAAGAATCTTAAGGCTTAAACCCTATATCCCTCAAGAAGACGAAGATTTTATGGTGACTTATGGAGACGGTGTCGGCGACGTTGATCTTAATGAATTGGTCAAGTTTCATCAAAAGAAAAATAAAATCGGGACAATTATCGGCGTTCACCCCAGAAGCAAATACGGGCTTTTAAAAACCAACCGAAGCGGCATTATTGATAAATTTATTGAGAAGCCGGTACTTCATGAATGGGTTAACGGCGGGTTTATGGTTTTTAAAAGGGAATTTTTTAGATACTTAAAAACAGGGGAAATGGAACACCCGGCCCTAAAAAGATTAATCCGCAAAAGAGAGCTTTCGCTTTTTATCCATGACGGTTTCTGGCACTCGATGGACACTTATCCTGACGTGGATGATCTTAACCGTCTTTGGAAAGAAGATCCAAAGTGGAAAATTTGGAAAGACTAA
- a CDS encoding SDR family NAD(P)-dependent oxidoreductase: MKMIKSGLLGKTILVTGGTGFIGGHLVEKLLELGAKVIVVDIELKKNSTFSLNKLKDKVKLELTDIRNEKKILELFRRYQPEYVFHLAAYSTVTASLEKPREAFETNVMGTINLLEAARLSSFVKGIIVASSDKAYGKLIKGKYWEEDALKGDHPYDVSKSCEDLISLAYYKTYGLPVAVTRFGNVYGEGDLHSDRIIPGICTAVIKNKPLELRSNGKYVRDYLYVKDVVCGYLFLLQNFAKIKGEAFNFSSSETLSVLALVKKIEGILKVKIPYKILNTAKNEIPYQHLNDRKIRNLGWRTNYAFKEGIKETFLWYQKHLKDEKR, encoded by the coding sequence ATGAAGATGATTAAATCAGGACTTTTGGGAAAAACAATTTTAGTGACGGGAGGAACGGGTTTTATCGGTGGTCATTTAGTCGAAAAGCTTCTTGAACTTGGGGCAAAAGTTATTGTTGTTGATATTGAACTTAAAAAGAACTCCACCTTTTCTCTTAATAAACTCAAAGATAAAGTCAAATTGGAATTGACGGATATCAGAAACGAAAAAAAGATTCTCGAACTTTTCCGAAGATATCAACCCGAATATGTTTTTCATTTAGCCGCCTATTCAACGGTTACCGCTTCCTTAGAAAAGCCGCGGGAAGCCTTTGAAACAAACGTCATGGGGACAATTAATCTTTTAGAAGCCGCAAGACTCTCTTCTTTTGTCAAGGGAATAATCGTTGCTTCCTCCGATAAGGCCTATGGAAAATTAATCAAGGGAAAATATTGGGAAGAAGACGCCCTGAAAGGCGATCATCCTTATGATGTTTCTAAATCCTGCGAAGACCTAATCTCTTTGGCTTACTATAAAACTTATGGATTGCCGGTAGCCGTAACGCGTTTTGGCAATGTCTACGGAGAAGGCGATTTACATTCTGATAGGATTATTCCCGGAATATGCACGGCCGTGATAAAAAATAAACCTTTAGAATTAAGAAGTAACGGCAAATATGTAAGAGATTATCTTTATGTTAAAGACGTCGTTTGCGGCTATTTGTTTCTTTTACAAAATTTTGCCAAAATTAAAGGTGAAGCTTTTAATTTTTCTTCCAGCGAGACATTGTCGGTTTTGGCGTTAGTTAAAAAAATAGAAGGAATTTTAAAAGTTAAAATTCCCTACAAAATCTTAAATACCGCAAAAAACGAAATTCCCTACCAACATCTTAATGACAGAAAAATCAGGAATCTTGGCTGGCGAACCAATTATGCCTTCAAAGAGGGGATCAAAGAGACTTTTTTATGGTACCAAAAACACCTTAAGGACGAGAAAAGATGA
- a CDS encoding pyridoxal phosphate-dependent aminotransferase: MKTLKFTERIKLLRAEGAYQVLAKAEVLEKQGKKIIHFEIGQPDFPTPKNITQAGIKALQNGLTKYNPPLGISPLREALAKKISKERKINVFSDSIAVTPSGKTAIFVAMAATIEKGDEIIYPNPGFPTYETLVDFFGGMRKPIPLLEENSFGFDMRIFKKHFSKKTKLVILNSPSNPTGGVMSKSILMEIAELVKKTKTWVLTDEIYSHLLYDHKEYESIFSLPKMKERTIIVDGFSKTYSMTGWRLGYLVMPPVLTDKIDSLLTHLVGCTATFTQYAGLEALTGPQKEAKKMVFEFEKRRDIVVRLLNNIPGVSCQQPEGAFYVFPNIKKFKKSSAWLADYLLNKAQVALLPGTAFGKYGEGYLRISYATSIENLKEGLKKIKIALAKI, translated from the coding sequence ATGAAAACTCTTAAATTTACAGAAAGAATAAAGCTGCTTAGGGCAGAGGGCGCTTATCAGGTTTTGGCAAAAGCGGAAGTTTTGGAAAAACAAGGCAAAAAAATAATTCATTTTGAAATTGGTCAGCCTGATTTTCCAACCCCCAAGAATATTACCCAGGCAGGGATAAAAGCTCTTCAAAACGGTTTAACTAAGTATAATCCTCCGTTGGGAATTTCTCCCTTAAGAGAAGCTCTTGCCAAAAAAATTTCTAAAGAAAGAAAAATTAATGTTTTCAGCGATTCAATAGCCGTCACCCCCAGCGGTAAAACCGCTATTTTTGTTGCCATGGCGGCAACCATAGAAAAGGGTGATGAAATTATTTATCCTAACCCCGGTTTTCCGACCTACGAAACCTTAGTCGATTTTTTTGGCGGCATGAGAAAACCGATCCCTCTTTTGGAGGAGAACAGTTTTGGTTTCGACATGAGAATCTTTAAAAAACATTTTTCAAAAAAAACCAAACTTGTTATTTTAAATTCACCGAGCAATCCGACCGGCGGCGTTATGTCCAAAAGTATTCTCATGGAGATTGCCGAATTGGTAAAAAAAACCAAAACCTGGGTTCTAACCGATGAAATCTATTCGCATCTTCTTTATGACCATAAGGAATATGAAAGTATTTTTAGTTTGCCGAAGATGAAGGAGAGGACGATTATCGTTGACGGTTTTTCTAAAACCTATTCGATGACCGGTTGGCGCTTGGGCTATTTAGTCATGCCCCCAGTTCTTACAGACAAAATCGATTCATTATTGACCCATTTAGTTGGTTGTACGGCGACTTTTACCCAATATGCCGGTTTAGAAGCCCTGACCGGTCCACAAAAAGAAGCAAAAAAAATGGTTTTTGAATTTGAGAAAAGAAGAGATATCGTCGTTCGGCTTTTAAATAATATTCCCGGTGTTTCCTGTCAACAACCGGAAGGAGCTTTCTATGTTTTTCCGAATATTAAAAAATTCAAAAAAAGTTCCGCCTGGCTAGCGGATTATCTTCTTAACAAGGCTCAAGTTGCACTTTTGCCGGGAACGGCTTTTGGAAAATACGGAGAAGGTTATCTTCGCATTTCTTACGCAACCTCAATTGAGAATTTAAAAGAAGGCCTAAAAAAGATTAAAATCGCCCTTGCTAAAATTTAA
- a CDS encoding thiamine pyrophosphate-binding protein produces the protein MRVADYIIDFLYKKGISHIFTLAGGGAMYLNDAVVCHKKINYICCHHEQAAAMAAEAYAKTKNIPGAVMVTSGPGSTNAITGLLEAYQNSIPVIFLSSQAKKSQMTQFSEVSSLRQFGIQEVNIIPIVKTLTKYASIIEKPEDARWQIEKAYFLARFGRPGPVWLDIPSDIAASEIEPLGLLPFNQNETKKTVPCATDQEIGQVISLLQKFKKPVMIAGGGVRLSGAVKEFRKLISLLRIPVVVPDMGFDLLEYDNPFYMGHGGTRGDRAANMIIQNSDLIISLGSRLAVPFIGHEYDKFSPLSYKIVIDIDPEEHKKKTIKIDSLIISDAKCFIDKLSRAILKDKIKEHDHGFWLKKCQEIKNKYSLFIPKTDKQLKEINMYKAIWAVAKSSKPGDIFIADAGVTAYISTQTLKLKKEQRMIIPGATLTMGYNLPAILGVWAAQKRAKIICITGDGSLQLNIHELATIGYHKIPAKIFVINNHGYLAIRTTQKNFFNGRLIGEGPKSGVLIPDTEKIAKAYGLTFYRLEKEDDLSKKIPLILKSPKTVICEIVCPKWQDILGVSSKKTTDGKLVSAPMDEMFPFLEDEEINHIREELQ, from the coding sequence ATGAGAGTTGCTGATTACATCATTGATTTTCTTTACAAGAAAGGGATTAGCCATATTTTTACTTTAGCCGGCGGCGGGGCGATGTATTTAAATGACGCCGTTGTCTGTCACAAGAAAATCAATTATATCTGTTGTCATCACGAGCAAGCGGCGGCCATGGCTGCTGAGGCGTACGCGAAAACAAAAAATATCCCCGGCGCCGTCATGGTCACTTCCGGTCCCGGCTCAACGAATGCGATTACCGGACTTTTGGAAGCTTATCAAAATTCAATTCCGGTTATTTTCTTGTCCAGCCAGGCCAAAAAATCCCAAATGACTCAATTTTCAGAGGTTTCTTCTCTTCGCCAGTTTGGAATTCAGGAAGTTAATATTATCCCGATTGTTAAAACATTGACTAAATACGCTTCGATTATTGAAAAACCGGAAGATGCAAGATGGCAGATCGAAAAGGCTTATTTTTTAGCTCGGTTTGGAAGACCTGGTCCTGTATGGCTTGATATCCCGTCAGATATTGCCGCTTCAGAAATTGAGCCTCTTGGTCTTCTTCCTTTTAACCAAAATGAAACTAAAAAGACGGTTCCTTGTGCTACTGACCAGGAAATAGGGCAAGTCATAAGCCTTCTCCAAAAATTTAAAAAACCGGTCATGATTGCCGGCGGCGGGGTAAGACTTTCCGGTGCCGTTAAGGAATTTCGAAAGCTTATTTCCCTTTTAAGAATCCCGGTGGTTGTCCCCGATATGGGTTTTGACCTTTTAGAGTATGATAACCCGTTTTATATGGGGCACGGAGGAACCAGGGGTGATCGAGCTGCCAATATGATTATCCAAAATTCAGACCTCATTATTTCTTTGGGGAGTCGTTTGGCGGTTCCTTTTATTGGTCACGAATATGATAAATTCTCACCGCTTTCTTATAAAATCGTGATTGATATTGACCCCGAGGAACACAAGAAGAAAACCATTAAAATCGATTCGTTAATTATTTCTGACGCCAAATGTTTCATTGATAAATTAAGTAGGGCGATTTTAAAGGACAAGATTAAAGAACATGATCATGGTTTTTGGTTAAAAAAATGCCAGGAGATAAAAAACAAATACTCTCTTTTTATCCCGAAAACCGATAAACAACTTAAAGAAATTAATATGTATAAGGCCATTTGGGCAGTTGCCAAATCTTCAAAACCCGGCGATATTTTTATTGCTGACGCTGGAGTGACGGCCTATATTAGTACGCAAACCTTAAAATTGAAAAAAGAGCAGCGAATGATTATTCCCGGCGCCACTTTAACGATGGGTTATAATCTTCCGGCTATTTTAGGTGTTTGGGCGGCACAAAAACGAGCAAAGATTATCTGTATTACCGGAGATGGATCATTGCAATTAAATATTCATGAGTTAGCCACGATTGGCTATCATAAAATACCGGCTAAAATTTTTGTCATCAATAATCATGGTTATTTAGCGATCCGGACGACGCAGAAGAACTTTTTTAACGGTCGTTTAATCGGCGAGGGGCCCAAATCTGGAGTTTTAATTCCGGATACGGAAAAAATCGCCAAGGCTTACGGTCTTACCTTTTATAGGCTGGAGAAAGAAGATGATTTATCAAAAAAGATACCCTTAATCCTTAAAAGTCCAAAGACGGTTATTTGCGAAATTGTCTGTCCAAAGTGGCAGGATATTCTGGGCGTTTCTTCAAAAAAAACAACCGACGGTAAACTTGTATCGGCGCCAATGGACGAAATGTTTCCCTTTTTAGAAGATGAGGAAATAAATCATATCAGGGAAGAACTTCAGTAA
- a CDS encoding NAD-dependent epimerase/dehydratase family protein: MNKIYLEDFRFLLSQKLPWENLRNKTLLITGASGFIASYLIKFLLFLNKEMGLHLKVIGIVRNKKNGDQKFAEYKKSQDLKILVQDIANPLKIKEKVHFIIHAASQASPKYYNLDPVGTLKANVLGTYNLLELAKNNPLESFLFLSSGEIYGMTPAKKITNETSYGYLDPLNIRSCYGESKRLGETLCVSYSHQYQIPAKIVRLYHTYGPGVNLNDGRVFADFIKNILTNENIVLKSSGKTTRSFSYIADTVCGLFTVLFKGKNQEAYNLANENATVSIKELAETLIKLFPQKKLKMIFEKRDKKELYSESKITDNNPDTKKLSSLGWQPHFSLKEGFKRTIESYN, from the coding sequence ATGAACAAGATCTATCTGGAAGATTTTCGTTTCCTTCTTTCGCAAAAATTACCATGGGAGAACTTACGGAATAAAACTCTTCTTATTACCGGAGCTTCGGGTTTTATTGCCTCCTATCTTATTAAATTTCTGCTTTTTTTAAATAAAGAAATGGGTCTTCATCTTAAGGTTATTGGGATTGTCAGAAATAAAAAGAATGGGGACCAAAAATTTGCTGAATATAAAAAGAGCCAAGATTTGAAAATTCTTGTTCAGGATATTGCTAACCCTCTTAAAATAAAGGAGAAAGTTCATTTTATTATTCATGCCGCCAGCCAGGCCAGCCCCAAATATTATAATCTCGATCCCGTTGGGACTTTAAAAGCTAATGTTTTAGGCACCTATAACCTTTTGGAGTTGGCGAAAAATAACCCTCTTGAGAGTTTTCTTTTCTTAAGTTCTGGTGAAATTTACGGAATGACACCGGCAAAAAAAATAACCAACGAAACCTCCTATGGTTATCTTGACCCCTTGAATATCAGATCTTGTTATGGCGAAAGCAAACGTTTAGGAGAAACGCTGTGCGTTTCCTACTCTCACCAATACCAAATTCCCGCGAAAATTGTCAGGCTTTATCATACTTATGGGCCGGGAGTGAATTTAAATGATGGCAGGGTTTTCGCTGATTTTATCAAAAACATCTTAACTAATGAGAATATTGTTCTTAAAAGCAGCGGCAAAACAACGCGTTCTTTTTCTTATATCGCCGATACTGTTTGTGGATTATTCACAGTGCTTTTCAAAGGAAAAAATCAGGAAGCATATAATCTTGCTAACGAGAATGCCACTGTTTCTATAAAAGAACTGGCCGAAACTTTAATTAAATTATTTCCGCAAAAAAAATTGAAAATGATTTTTGAAAAGAGAGACAAGAAAGAGCTTTATTCTGAAAGTAAAATTACTGATAATAATCCAGATACTAAAAAATTATCTTCGTTAGGTTGGCAGCCGCATTTTTCTTTAAAAGAAGGTTTTAAAAGAACGATTGAAAGTTATAACTAG